TACTGCGTGGCCAGCACAATCGCGTGCGTGGCCCCGGCGTGCGGCCGGCGGCTGTCGCGACGTAACTCGCCCCCGTCGCCGTCGAGATACCCCATCTCGCCGTGATACCCGGCGTCCAGCCACGCATCGAAACGCTCCCGCGTAGCCGGCGGGCCAAGGGTGGTGATCCCCACCAGGTCGAAGCCCAATCCAAAGGCCTGCGCCTTCAGGCGCCGCGTAAGGTCCGCTGCGCCATCGGTGTCCATTACGGCTGGCGGCCGACCCAGCGGGCGAAGGCGATCACGTCATCGGCCGGCGGAATCGCCTCTTCCTCACCGTAGGCCGTGTACATGCGCCACTTCACATAGCTGGTGGCCGGGAGCGGAAGAAACGGAAATCGCCGGAACCAATGCCGGTGCCGAAACCGCCAGGCGACACGAAGTAAGTCAATGGCCAGCAACGGGTTGACGATCGCGCGCAGCGATAAGGCCAGAGAGAGGCGGAGCCAAGGCATAAGAGGAATATAGACGGGTTCGATCCCCATTGGATGGCGGTAGGCCCTCAGCCGCTCAGGTGAATGCCGCGCAAGTTGTGCAGCCGAACGTCCCATCGGTCGACACTTGTTGCGGGCGCCGACGCTGGTGCCACGCTCACTGAGATTCCTTCCCTTCGCACCGCATCGGCATGTCGCACCACCCCGCGAGCACGTCCACCGCCGATCAGCCGCCACGACAACGCCCGTGGTGGGCCGACACCTTGTTCCTGCTCGGATGCATCGTGGTCGCTGAAATTCTGCTCCACTTCGTGATCGAAGAGGCGGATCTTGCGGTGGCGCACTGGTTCCACGGTATCATCAATGCCCTCTGTCTCGCGTTGCTGATTGGACCGCTGTTCGCGTGGATCATGTATCGGCGGAATGTCGATGCCCGTATCGCGCAGGCTCGATTCAGTCCCTCCGGTCGCGCACCGAACAGTCCGCACAAGCGCGTCCGGATCGCGGTCCTCGGATCGCTGGGCGTGATTTCGGCATTGATGGCAGCGTCGATCTGGGGGCACGTCGTCGCCACGGACCGCATGGCGCACAGTGCCGAGATCATGAACCTCGCGGGACGCCAGCGCATGCTCACGCAGCGGATCGCACGTTTTGCAAATGGGGCCATCGACAGTCCGGTGAAAGCCGATTCCTTGCGCGTCATGACGCGCCGGCTGCAGGCCGAAGCCGACCAACTCGATACGCTGACCACCGCGTTCGAGGTGGCAGCCTTCGCCGCGGCGAGTGACGCCCGCACCGCCGTCGTGAATTCGCAGACGCTTCGCGACTCACTCGTCACCGCGGCCGAGCAGATGACGCCGTTCGCGCCGGGGAGCGAGGGGCGGAGGCTGAAAGCGGCCGACGTGGAACGCGTCGCCGATGGCCTGTTGGTCGCCGCCGAGTCGACGGTCGCAGCCCTGCAGCGCTACTCCGAGGAGCGGGTGCGTCGCAGCATCCAGTCGTCGTGGGTCATCGCCCTGCTGTTGCAGATCGTGATCGCGATCATCGGGCTGTTCGTGATCGAGCCCGTGGTTCGCCTGCTGCGAAAGCAGCACGAGATCGCGTCGGCGCGTAGCGTGGAGTTTCAGCGGTTGGCCATGGTGGCTGAACGCACGAGCAACGCCGTGGTGATCACCGATGCCGACCGCCTCATAACGTGGGTAAACGAAGGGTTTGTGCGGCTCACGGGCTATTCGGTCGAGGAATCGCTCGGGCGGAGTCCAGGCGAACTGTTACAGTGTGAGGGCACCAACAGCGCGACCGTGCACGCGTTGCATACAGCGCTTGACGCGGGCACCTCCACGCGCTGCGAAATCCTGAACCGGCACAAGGACGGCACCGAGTACTGGCTCGATCTCTCGATCGAACCGCTGCATGAGGGCGATCGGCTCACCGGGTTTATCGCGATCGAAGCCGAAATCACCGAGCAGGTCCGCACGCGTGAGGCGCTGGAGGCACAACGCTTCCTCGCCGAAACCTCGTACGGCGAGCTGCAGCGCACGTCGGGCATGCTGGAAGACGCCCAGTCGGTGGCCAGGATGGGAAGCTGGTCGTTTGACTTCGCCTCTGGTCAGATCGAATGGTCACGTGAGATCTTCCGGCTGTTCGGGCGGAATCCGCAGGATGGCGTGCCGGGATACGAGCACGTGATGGCCGATTATTTCCCGGCCGACGCTCTGCGGCTTCATGAGGCGGTCCAACGGACATCGGCCGAGGGTACCCCGTACTCACTGGTCCTGCGCACGGCGCGCGGCGCCAACGATGTGCGCTACGTCCGGGCTGACGGCCGCACGCGCCGCGACGAGCATGGGCACGTGTCGGGAGTCTTCGGCACCGTCATGGATGTGACGGCCGCCGTCGAGCGCGAGGAAGCGTTACAGCTGGCGCAGGAACGCGCCGAGGCCGCCAGCCGGAGCAAGAGCGAATTCCTCGCTAACATGAGCCACGAAATCCGAACGCCGCTCACTGCCATTCTCGGCTACACCGATCTCCTGCGTGATGAGGCCATTCGTCAGGGAGCGCCCGACGAGCAGCTCCAATCGATGGGGACGATTCGTCGCGCCGGTGAGCACCTGCTTTCCGTCATCAACGACATTCTCGACCTCTCCAAGATCGAGGCTGGTCGAATGGCCATCGAGCAGGTCGAAATGGATTTGCCGCGGGTGCTGTACGATGTCGATAGTCTGATGCGATCGCGCGCGGCGCAGAAAGGCGTGCAACTGCAGACGCGTCTGCTGACGCCGATGCCCGAGCGCGTGCTGTCGGATCCAACGCGTGTGCGCCAGATCCTCATGAATCTGATCGGCAATGCGGCCAAGTTCACGTCGCACGGATACGTCGACATTCAAGTCGACCAAACGACGCTTGACGGGGCGCCGGCCGTGCGTATCGCCATCGTTGATACCGGTCCGGGTATGACACCGGAGCAGGCGGCGATGCTGTTTCAGCCGTTCGTACAGGCCGACACCTCCGTCACGCGGAGGCATGGCGGAACGGGCCTGGGGCTGACCATCAGTCGTCGCCTCGCGAGCCTGATGGGAGGTGACGTGCAGCTGGTGCAGTCGACGCCTGGCGAAGGTTCTACGTTCGCCGTCGTGCTGCCGCTGCTGGCCGTGGAAGGCACGCGGCAGGTCGAAGATCTGCGCGCATGCATCAGCACGTCCCCCGCGCCGACAGACACAGCGGCGCATGCGGTTGCGCTGCAAGGGAGAATTCTGCTCGCCGAAGACGGTGAAGACAACCAGTTGCTGATCTCGCACCATCTCCGCAAGGCCGGTGCCGAGGTCGTGGTAGCCGAGCACGGACAACGGGCGCTCGACTTGATCATCGAGGCCGATGCCGCCGGAGCTCCCTTCAGGTTGCTCGTCAGCGACATGCAAATGCCGGAGATGGACGGGTATACGTTGGCGCGAACGCTTCGCGCGCAGCACAACACCATCCCCATTATTGCGCTCACGGCGCACGCAATGGCCGAGGATCGCCAGAAGTGTCTTGATGCCGGCTGCGACGACTACGCGAGCAAGCCGATCGACCGTGGGGCCTTGATCGCGACCTGCGCGCACTGGATGCAGAGGACGGTCGGCAATCCCGTCACCGCGGCCACCATCGAGATCTTCCCGCCACCCACGCTGTACAGCGAGATGCGTGACGATCCGGACTTCACCGAGCTCGTCGACGCGTTCATCGCCGGATTGCCAGCGAAAATCGCGCGCCTCGAGCAGGCCTATCGCGATGGGGCGCTGCTCGATCTCGCCAGGTTCGCGCATCAGCTGAAGGGGGCGGCGGGTGGCTATGGCTACCCGTCCATCAGCCTCGCGGCCCGCGACGTCGAAGAGCACTCGAAGGCGCGGGTGACGGTGGAGGGGACCTTCGACCCGGGGGTCGATCTCGCCGAGGCCGTGTCGCTGCTGCTCGCGCAGTGTCACTTGGCGGTACGCACCATGGAGCAGGTATCATGACCAGCCTGGAAACGGATCGTGCCCTCGCTCCGGAGCGCGAGTTCATCGCTGATGCGAGGATCCTCGTGATCGATGACGACCCGGATATCCATGCGCTGATGGTGGCTATGCTGCGGCCGCTACAGGCCGACATCGTCGGGGCAGCGACTGGTGCCGATGGCCTCGCGGCGGCGCGCACGGCACTTCCCGACGTGATCTTGCTCGACCACGAGCTGCCTGATGCCACCGGTCTCGACATCTTGCACCAGCTCCGGGGCGAACCCGCGTTAGCGGGTATCCCGGTCATCGTCGTCACCGGTAGCGAGAGCCGGCAGGTGCTCACGGCCTGCTTCGCGGCGGGGGCTGCCGACTACATTCGCAAGCCCTTCTTCGGCGCTGAGCTCCGCGCGCGTGTCTGCTCCGTCATCGAACGACAGCGTATGCTCGCACAACTTGGGCGCGCCGCGCATCTCGACAAACTGACCGGTCTGCCAAACCGCGCATTGCTGAACGCCCGGCTGCAATCCGCGCTCGAGCGGACGGCGTTGGAGCCCAGCTATTCGTTCGCGGTGATGTTCATCGATTTCGATCGCTTCAAGCTGATTAACGACAGCCTCGGGCACGATGTCGGTGATCTATTGCTCACCGAGATTGCCGAGCGCCTCCGCTCGAATCTCCGCGTGAATGACTGTATTACGCGCGACACGATCGGGTCCACCGTGGCGCGGCTGGGCGGTGACGAGTTCGTGATCGTGCTCGACGACGTCGCGTCGGCGGAGGTGGCCGCTGCTGTCGCTGCACGTATGCTGGCCGTCCTCGAGCAACCGTATCTCTTGAAGTCGCATGTCGTCCGATCCAGCGCCAGTGTCGGCATCGTGCACAGCAGCGAGGGCTACACGCAGGCTGATGACATGCTCCGCGACGCGGACATCGCCATGTATGAGGCGAAGCGGCGCGGCAAGGCGTGCTACGCCCTGTTCACCACGACGATGCGTGATGCCGTGCTCCACCGGATCGATATCGAGAACTCCCTGCGCGATGCGATCGATCGCCATGAGCTCTTCGTGGTGTATCAGCCTATCATCTCTCTCGAAGACCGATCGATCGAGAGCGTGGAGGCGCTGGTGCGATGGCGCCATCCCGTGCACGGGATGATTGCCCCGTCCGAGTTCATCCCGGTGGCCGAAGAGACCCGGCTGATTCTTCCACTGTCCGATCAAGTGCTGCGCGAGTCGTGCCGGCAATTCATGGTCTGGCAACGCGAAGCGCCGGATTTCGCGCCGTCCTATATCAGCGTGAATCTATCGCGCATCCAGTTGGCTGATCCGGATCTGGTACCCCGCACCATGGAGATTCTGCGGGAGACCGGTATCGCACCGCATCAGGTGCAACTCGAGGTCACCGAGTCGCAGCTCATGCAGCATCGTGTGATGGCGGGTGAACTGCTCGCGGCGTTCAAGGCGGAGGGCATCCGGCTCGCGATGGATGATTTCGGCTCGGGCTACTCGTCGCTCTCCTGTCTGCAGGAGTATCCGTTCGACGTGCTCAAGGTGGACCGCGCGCTCACGGAGAACGTGAGCCGCGGTCGCGGCTACTCCGCGCTGCTGCACGCGGTGATATCGCTGGCGGAGAACCTCGGGTTGCATGTCGTGGCGGAAGGCATCGAGACCATCGAGCAGCTGGCATTGTTGCAGGCCCTTGGCTGTCCGGCCGGGCAAGGTTTCTTACTCGCCAGACCCATGGAGCCGTCGAAGCTCGAGGCGTGGTGGTCAACATTTGTAGGCGAAGCATTCGAGGCCGCATGACCACGATGAACATCAACGAGCAATTCGTACGCACCGCGCTGAAGCGGGTGACCACCGTCGCGACGCTCCCGACGAGTGCCATGCGTATCATGCAGATCGCCGAAGATCCGACGTCGACCGAAAACGAGCTGCTCGAGGTGCTCGAGGGCGATCCGCCGCTCGCCGCGCGCGTGCTGAAGGTGGTGAATTCGGCGTTCTACGGACGCCCGCGTCAGGTTGGGTCGACGGCGGCCGCGATGCGTCTGCTTGGGGTCAACGCCGTCCGCAACGTCGCGTTGGCGGCCAGCCTCAACCGGCTGTTTCGCGGTGGTATGGTCCCGGGGTTCGACGCCAGCGCGTTGTGGACGCATTCCGTGGCCGTTGGGACGGCTGCGCGCCGGATCGCCGAACGCTGTCGCGGCATTCCGCCCGAAGAAGCGATGCTCGCCGGGCTGCTCCACGACATTGGCCTGCTGGTGGCGATTCAGGCCTCGTACATCGAATTCACCGGGCTGATTGCGGCCACGCTGAAAGATGCATCCATTTCATTCGCCGACGCGGAGACCCACTGGTTGGGCGCGACTCACGAGGTGTTTGGAAAGGCGTTGTGCGAGCAGTGGCGCTTCCCGCATGCGCTCACGATGGCCTGCGGACATCACCACGATCCGATGGCGCTGGCGGAGCACGATCGGCGTCTGCCGGCCGTCATTCACGTGGCCGATGTCCTGGCCGGACGGGTGGGCGGCGGGTTCACCCGTATGGTCGGGCGTGAGGCGCCGGCGGACGGGGTCTGTGAACTGCTCGGGCTCCATGCGAGCGATCTCGCCGCGATCGAAGCTCAACTGAGCAGTGATATTGAACAATCGTTGGGACTACTCGCGGCATAATCGCAAATTCCGCTTGACAGTTCGGAGGACGGGTCGCACCGTCGCAGGGCTTGTTCATCCCTCGTGATAAGGAGCGCACCAGTATGAAGTTCCGTTCATTTACGCCGAAGTTCTCGTTGGCCGTTGCCGCGATGGTAGTCGCCGCTTGTTCGCCGGAGCAGACCTCGCTCACGTCGCCGGCTGACGCGTCGTTGGCGGCGGCACCGCAGGCCTCAGTAGCTCGCGCGCCGGAGTTCGTGCCCGGTGAAGTCATTGTGCGATTCCGCGCGGGTGCGTCGAATGCGTCTCGTGGCGAGATCATGCGATCGGCGAATGCGCAGGTCGGCGAGAAGATCGTCACGGCGGCGATGCGTGGCCGTGGCGACAACGAGGGGATCTCGGTGCTGCGTACATCGATGAACGTGCCGGATGCGATCGCGGCGCTGAAAGCGCGCGCCGATGTGGAGTACGCGGAACCGAATTGGATTTACACGACGGATGCGACCGTTTCGGATACGTATTACTCCAACGGGTCGCTCTGGGGCATGTACGGTTCCCTGACTGATCCCGCCAATCAATACGGCATCGGCGGCAACTCAGGGTGGGCTGCGGGTGCCAATTGCGGCGACGTGGTGATCGGCATCATCGACGAAGGCTACATGTACACGCATCCGGAGCTCGCCGGCAACGCGTTCACGAATCCGGGGGAGACCGCTGGCAACGGAGTAGACGATGACGGCAACGGTTACGTGGATGACGTCTACGGCTGGGACTTTGCCGGCAATAACAACTCCGTGTTCGACGGCGCCGGAGACGATCACGGCACGCACGTCGCGGGGACGATCGGCGCGGCCGGGAACGGCACCGGCGTCGTCGGGGTGTGCAGCAAAGTGAAGTTGATGAGCGGCAAGTTCCTCGGCAGCCAGGGCGGGACCACGGCGAACGCGGTCAAGGCGGTGGATTATTTCACGGCGTTGAAGAACAAGGGCGTGAACATCGTGGCCACCAGCAATTCATGGGGCGGTGGTGGCGCGTCCACGGCTTTGGAGGCGGCGATCGAGCGTGCCAATGCTGCGGGAGTGTTGTTCATCGCCGCCGCTGGCAACAGTACGTACAATTGCGAAACGACCGCATGCTTTCCGGCCAACTACGCAAACGCCAACGTAATTTCCGTGGCGTCGATCACGAGCGCTGGGGCACTGAGCTCCTTCTCCAATTACGGTGCAACCAAGATCGATATCGGCGCACCGGGCAGCGGGATCTGGTCCACGGTGCCGGTTGCCTCGCGCGGCAAGAACGTCGTCGCCGGCTACGCGAGCTACAGCGGAACGTCAATGGCCACGCCGCACGTGAGTGGCGCCGCGGCGTATTATGCGTTTCGTCATCCCGGTTCATCTGCCAGTGACATTAAAGCCGCCATCATCGGATCGGCTATTCCCACCGCTTCACTGAGTGGTAAGGTCGTCAGCAACGGTCGCCTGAACGTCGCCGGCTTCTAGCCCCTTCCGGCGGGATCGTCGAGGGTCATTAGCTTTCGCGGGTCCTCAACCCACGATCGCGATGACCCTCGACGAGTATCAGGAACTCGCCGCCCGCACGCTCGGGCGCGACCGCACGCACGAACAGCAGCTGGCCAATGCCGCGCTCGGACTCACCGGTGAAGCCGGCGAAGTCGCTGAAGTGATCAAGAAGCATCTGTTTCACGCCACGCCGCTCGATCAGGATGCGCTGGCCAAAGAGCTCGGCGATTGCCTGTGGTATATCGGCGCCTTCGCGACGGTGCTCGGCCTCAGCATGGGCGACATTGCGCAGCGCAACATCGACAAGCTGCGAAAGCGCTACCCCGAAGGTTTCGACACCGAACGCAGTCGCAACCGCACCGAGTAGACGCGAAGCCGCACGGCCGGTCATCGCAGGAACGACCGCCCGTCGAAGGGAATGTCCGACGTTACGCCGAGCAGGTCCAACGCGCTCGGCACCACGTCGGTGGTGCGCTGAGGCAGTCGCGTCACGGGCCCATCGAGGATGAGCGGCACCAGCATCTGCTCGCGCAGCAGCGCGCCATGTGTGGACACGTGCGGTGTCGGTTCGTAGCGCGACCGCAGGTCCCAGCCATGGGCCGCTGAGACCACGATGTCGCCGGCGCGTGGAGACGGCACCAGCGTGGAGAGTTGCACCAGTGCATCGGCGTACGGTGACGCCGCACCAGCCAGCCACGCGTCGTTCGCATCGAGATCGGGCAGGGAGCCACCAAGCTGCAACGGGTCACCGTCGATCGGCGCGTAGCTCCAACGCGCGTCGTGCCCTGCATGCGAGCGAACGATGTCGGCGACGCCGTCGCGCTGGTGAAACACGCGCACGGTGTCCGCACCCATCGCTACAGCGAGTAAGCCAGTGGACGGCCGCTGCAGCATCGCCTCGAGCGTCGATTGCCAACGCGTCGTCAGCGAAGGCCACCAGGCGCGTGATCGGCGCGCCGGCTCGAGATACACGTGTCCCATCGCGTTGCCGCCGACCATGAGCGCGACATCCGCCCCCCGCGTGCCGAGCTTGGGGTGGGCGAGCACTTGATGCCCACGCCCGGAGAGCCATCCGTGCAGGTCGTCATGCTCGGACACCGGGGCGTGGCCATGATCGCCCACCACCCAGATCCGCAGCCCCTCGGCCCATCCGTCGGCCGTTGCGACGGCCTGCGCCCGTGCGATTGCCGCATCGACGTCACCGATGGCCGTGCGGACCACCGCGGAGTCACTGCCGAACGCGTGCGACAGCTTGTCCGGACTCAGGATGCCGAGCATGGACAAGATCGGGCGCGTACGCGTGAATCGACGGAAGAATTCGCGCACCGCGGCCTGCTCCACGTGACGCCACGCGCGTGCATCACCGCGAAAGTGCGCCCAGCCGGCGCGGAGGGACCAGCCGATGCCGCGCCCCACGCGGCCGTGCGTCGCCCCGCGCGCGATCATCATCAGTCCGGCGAGCGAGGGCTGAACCAGATCGTACAGCGTGGGACTCCGCGGATCGAGATCGCCGTCCACGTGCCAGATGTCGATGCCAGAATAGCTGCGCGCCTGGGCGTACGACCAGGGCAACGAGCGCGCGCGATCGAACCATCGGAGCCCAGGCATGCCGACCGAGGCCGGATGCCGGCCCATCACGAACGGGGCATACGCCGGTCCCGTGACGGAGGGAAACGACGTGCTGATGGTGTGCAGCCCTCCCCGCTCGCGAAGACGCGCCATCGCCGGGAGATTGCCGCGGTCCAATTCCTCGGTGAGCACGTCGGGGCGCACACCATCGGCGACGACCAACAGCAGTCGCGTGGTCACCGTGGTATCATCCGACATCAGTCCTGCCAACTTCCACGTGCTCCTCATGGCAAAAAAGCAACCGTCACAACCTCGTACCGCAACCGGCAAGAAGGCCTCAGCCGTCACCCGCGCGCAAGCCGAACAGGAATCGCGCGACGGACTGGTGGAACGTACCGAGGAAGGGCATCGAAAGGCGGGTCGCGAGCCGAGTGCTGAAGCACCGCTCGTGTCGAGCGGCGCGCGCGCGGTGCGCCGCCCCGAGCCGCGCCTGATCGATCAGGACATCCGTGACCGACCAATGCTCACGGAAGACGAGAAGTTGCTGCAGAGTCCCAAGGGCGACATGGGGGCATTTACGCGCTCGGATCCGTGGCGCGTCATGCGGATTACGTCCGAGTTCGTGGAAGGGTTCGACGCCCTCTCCGAGATCCACAAAGGGGTGACGATCTTCGGGTCGGCACGCACTGGCCCGGATGATCCGCAGTACGTCGCGGCGCAGGAAACGGCACGTCTGCTCGCCCTGAAGGGCTTCTCGATTATTACGGGGGCGGGCCCCGGCATCATGGAGGCCGCCAATAAGGGCGCCAAAGAAGGCGGCGGTCACTCCGTCGGGTGCAATATCGAGTTGCCCTTCGAACAAGGGGCCAATCCCTACGTCGATACGTTGGTCAACTTCCGCTACTTCTTCGTGCGGAAGACCATGTTCATCAAATACTCGAATGCGTTCATCATTTTCCCCGGTGGCTTCGGCACGCTCGACGAATTGTTCGAAGCGCTGACGCTGATTCAGACTGGCAAGATCTATCAGTTCCCGGTCATCCTCTTCGGCCGGCACTACTGGGCCGGACTGGTCCGGTGGATCACCTCGCGCTTGGTGGGCGAAGGGAAGATCTCCCCGGGTGACCTCGACCTGTTGCTGCTCACCGACGATCCCGCCGAAGCGGCGCAGGCCGTCATCGACGCCCATGAGGCGCAAACGGCTGCCCAAAACGCCGAAAATTAAAGCCGATTGACTTTATCGGGATTGACGTATTAGTCTGAGTTGACGCTTCATGAGAAACGTTCTCAACTAATATATCATGCCCATCGCTCTCCTGCTAGCCGCGGTCGTCGCCACCGCACCCCTCGTTCAGGATTCGACCCGCACGCCGCGCACCGCGGCGGACTCGGCCGCCGCCCAATCCCTGTCGGCCGTGCGCGTGTCGGCCGAGCGGGCCTCGCGCACCGCGTACCGGGTCACCCGAACGCGTTCCTCCACCCGCACCCTCACCCCGCTCCGTGAGGTGCCGCAGGCCATCACCGTGCTCGGTCCCCAGGTGCTGCGAGACCTCGGCCTGCAAACGATGGCCCGCGCCATGGAATACGTGCCGGGCGTAACGATGGGGCAGGGCGAAGGGCATCGTGATGCCCCGACGATCCGCGGCCAAAGCACGACCGCCGATTTCTTCGTCGACGGCGTCCGCGATGACGCGCAGTACTTCCGCGACAGCTACAA
This region of Gemmatimonas groenlandica genomic DNA includes:
- a CDS encoding ATP-binding protein, which encodes MSHHPASTSTADQPPRQRPWWADTLFLLGCIVVAEILLHFVIEEADLAVAHWFHGIINALCLALLIGPLFAWIMYRRNVDARIAQARFSPSGRAPNSPHKRVRIAVLGSLGVISALMAASIWGHVVATDRMAHSAEIMNLAGRQRMLTQRIARFANGAIDSPVKADSLRVMTRRLQAEADQLDTLTTAFEVAAFAAASDARTAVVNSQTLRDSLVTAAEQMTPFAPGSEGRRLKAADVERVADGLLVAAESTVAALQRYSEERVRRSIQSSWVIALLLQIVIAIIGLFVIEPVVRLLRKQHEIASARSVEFQRLAMVAERTSNAVVITDADRLITWVNEGFVRLTGYSVEESLGRSPGELLQCEGTNSATVHALHTALDAGTSTRCEILNRHKDGTEYWLDLSIEPLHEGDRLTGFIAIEAEITEQVRTREALEAQRFLAETSYGELQRTSGMLEDAQSVARMGSWSFDFASGQIEWSREIFRLFGRNPQDGVPGYEHVMADYFPADALRLHEAVQRTSAEGTPYSLVLRTARGANDVRYVRADGRTRRDEHGHVSGVFGTVMDVTAAVEREEALQLAQERAEAASRSKSEFLANMSHEIRTPLTAILGYTDLLRDEAIRQGAPDEQLQSMGTIRRAGEHLLSVINDILDLSKIEAGRMAIEQVEMDLPRVLYDVDSLMRSRAAQKGVQLQTRLLTPMPERVLSDPTRVRQILMNLIGNAAKFTSHGYVDIQVDQTTLDGAPAVRIAIVDTGPGMTPEQAAMLFQPFVQADTSVTRRHGGTGLGLTISRRLASLMGGDVQLVQSTPGEGSTFAVVLPLLAVEGTRQVEDLRACISTSPAPTDTAAHAVALQGRILLAEDGEDNQLLISHHLRKAGAEVVVAEHGQRALDLIIEADAAGAPFRLLVSDMQMPEMDGYTLARTLRAQHNTIPIIALTAHAMAEDRQKCLDAGCDDYASKPIDRGALIATCAHWMQRTVGNPVTAATIEIFPPPTLYSEMRDDPDFTELVDAFIAGLPAKIARLEQAYRDGALLDLARFAHQLKGAAGGYGYPSISLAARDVEEHSKARVTVEGTFDPGVDLAEAVSLLLAQCHLAVRTMEQVS
- a CDS encoding putative bifunctional diguanylate cyclase/phosphodiesterase: MTSLETDRALAPEREFIADARILVIDDDPDIHALMVAMLRPLQADIVGAATGADGLAAARTALPDVILLDHELPDATGLDILHQLRGEPALAGIPVIVVTGSESRQVLTACFAAGAADYIRKPFFGAELRARVCSVIERQRMLAQLGRAAHLDKLTGLPNRALLNARLQSALERTALEPSYSFAVMFIDFDRFKLINDSLGHDVGDLLLTEIAERLRSNLRVNDCITRDTIGSTVARLGGDEFVIVLDDVASAEVAAAVAARMLAVLEQPYLLKSHVVRSSASVGIVHSSEGYTQADDMLRDADIAMYEAKRRGKACYALFTTTMRDAVLHRIDIENSLRDAIDRHELFVVYQPIISLEDRSIESVEALVRWRHPVHGMIAPSEFIPVAEETRLILPLSDQVLRESCRQFMVWQREAPDFAPSYISVNLSRIQLADPDLVPRTMEILRETGIAPHQVQLEVTESQLMQHRVMAGELLAAFKAEGIRLAMDDFGSGYSSLSCLQEYPFDVLKVDRALTENVSRGRGYSALLHAVISLAENLGLHVVAEGIETIEQLALLQALGCPAGQGFLLARPMEPSKLEAWWSTFVGEAFEAA
- a CDS encoding HDOD domain-containing protein translates to MTTMNINEQFVRTALKRVTTVATLPTSAMRIMQIAEDPTSTENELLEVLEGDPPLAARVLKVVNSAFYGRPRQVGSTAAAMRLLGVNAVRNVALAASLNRLFRGGMVPGFDASALWTHSVAVGTAARRIAERCRGIPPEEAMLAGLLHDIGLLVAIQASYIEFTGLIAATLKDASISFADAETHWLGATHEVFGKALCEQWRFPHALTMACGHHHDPMALAEHDRRLPAVIHVADVLAGRVGGGFTRMVGREAPADGVCELLGLHASDLAAIEAQLSSDIEQSLGLLAA
- a CDS encoding S8 family peptidase, whose amino-acid sequence is MKFRSFTPKFSLAVAAMVVAACSPEQTSLTSPADASLAAAPQASVARAPEFVPGEVIVRFRAGASNASRGEIMRSANAQVGEKIVTAAMRGRGDNEGISVLRTSMNVPDAIAALKARADVEYAEPNWIYTTDATVSDTYYSNGSLWGMYGSLTDPANQYGIGGNSGWAAGANCGDVVIGIIDEGYMYTHPELAGNAFTNPGETAGNGVDDDGNGYVDDVYGWDFAGNNNSVFDGAGDDHGTHVAGTIGAAGNGTGVVGVCSKVKLMSGKFLGSQGGTTANAVKAVDYFTALKNKGVNIVATSNSWGGGGASTALEAAIERANAAGVLFIAAAGNSTYNCETTACFPANYANANVISVASITSAGALSSFSNYGATKIDIGAPGSGIWSTVPVASRGKNVVAGYASYSGTSMATPHVSGAAAYYAFRHPGSSASDIKAAIIGSAIPTASLSGKVVSNGRLNVAGF
- a CDS encoding nucleoside triphosphate pyrophosphohydrolase family protein; protein product: MTLDEYQELAARTLGRDRTHEQQLANAALGLTGEAGEVAEVIKKHLFHATPLDQDALAKELGDCLWYIGAFATVLGLSMGDIAQRNIDKLRKRYPEGFDTERSRNRTE
- a CDS encoding alkaline phosphatase family protein, giving the protein MSDDTTVTTRLLLVVADGVRPDVLTEELDRGNLPAMARLRERGGLHTISTSFPSVTGPAYAPFVMGRHPASVGMPGLRWFDRARSLPWSYAQARSYSGIDIWHVDGDLDPRSPTLYDLVQPSLAGLMMIARGATHGRVGRGIGWSLRAGWAHFRGDARAWRHVEQAAVREFFRRFTRTRPILSMLGILSPDKLSHAFGSDSAVVRTAIGDVDAAIARAQAVATADGWAEGLRIWVVGDHGHAPVSEHDDLHGWLSGRGHQVLAHPKLGTRGADVALMVGGNAMGHVYLEPARRSRAWWPSLTTRWQSTLEAMLQRPSTGLLAVAMGADTVRVFHQRDGVADIVRSHAGHDARWSYAPIDGDPLQLGGSLPDLDANDAWLAGAASPYADALVQLSTLVPSPRAGDIVVSAAHGWDLRSRYEPTPHVSTHGALLREQMLVPLILDGPVTRLPQRTTDVVPSALDLLGVTSDIPFDGRSFLR
- a CDS encoding TIGR00730 family Rossman fold protein yields the protein MAKKQPSQPRTATGKKASAVTRAQAEQESRDGLVERTEEGHRKAGREPSAEAPLVSSGARAVRRPEPRLIDQDIRDRPMLTEDEKLLQSPKGDMGAFTRSDPWRVMRITSEFVEGFDALSEIHKGVTIFGSARTGPDDPQYVAAQETARLLALKGFSIITGAGPGIMEAANKGAKEGGGHSVGCNIELPFEQGANPYVDTLVNFRYFFVRKTMFIKYSNAFIIFPGGFGTLDELFEALTLIQTGKIYQFPVILFGRHYWAGLVRWITSRLVGEGKISPGDLDLLLLTDDPAEAAQAVIDAHEAQTAAQNAEN